The sequence below is a genomic window from Xiphophorus maculatus strain JP 163 A chromosome 18, X_maculatus-5.0-male, whole genome shotgun sequence.
ataaatatatacataaattcTATTTCAACTATTAAAAAGGGGCTGCATTTCATGACAACTGCTCTAAATAAGAGGTCAATCAGCATGATCTGAAATAGGCGCACACTTACGAGTCACTTcagtcaaatttttttcttttttcagtctttatttttGGAATGTTTAGTACCAGTATGAGTGCCAGTAATAAAAATCACTGACAAAAAGATCTAAATGTCTCAAATTCCGCAgggtatgaaaataaaaagtaaaataaaatgattgcaAATCTGCAATTATCCTTGACATCCAGATCAAACCCCAATCTTCAATATAGGTAGCTTTACATTTGTGTTCGTGGAAATACCAAGCATGACTGCTGAAAGGATGGTTTCTCTTAGAAAATGACAACAGCATGACCTGTGGGCCGCCCTTAATTGGCAAGGTGACAGTGggcagtttgttttgttttttttttaatacttttgtttttatttttcaaatttcaagagtggtaaaaatgaacaacagaacaaagaaagcactttaaaatccctgatataaaaaaaataaaataaaaaatattctggttATTGACTGTTTTGAGGACATGCATGTCTGCCTAGGCAAAGCACTGTTATGGTGGGGCTGACAagacacctttttttttttttccctttgaatAGGACAACAATCATGGGGATTTGCCCTACCAAAATCAGAACTATACCATTCAACACAAACTGGTTTACCACAAATACCCTTACCCTGGCAAGACAATGACAAAGTCTTGCATCACGGCAGAAACTAGCTAAGTTGACCAAATGATGTATGAAAGGCAGCAACACCCTTTGAAATAGTATGATGGggggaaggggaaaaaaaaagaaaagaaaaaaaaacaacacagaaatagaACGCATtagtctcctttttttttcaaaccatcAGCCTCCATCTTGCTACTCTGTAGCCTGCAGAGTAACTACCAAGTTCTCTAACATACCAAAGTTTTCCCCCCCCccgtctttttcttcttttttttttttttttttttttaaagactccCAAAATAATCTACCAATTTAATATGGAAAAAAGTTTTGGTAAAACGTTGCAAACAAATCTGGCCAGAATACACGATAGCCAACGGTCTCCAGTTTTGctaaaagtaaatatattgCAGCTGTTTTGTGTTGACATTAAAATAAGATCTCGATAAACTTTGCGTCAAAGTGGTGAACTGCTACATTATTGGTTACAGACACCTATATGCTATAAAACAACTGCTTTGGTATAAAAACATatccaaagggaaaataaattctTGTAAAATTCACAGCATAATTTGAGGAGAAAAAAGGCAGTCActtaactcttttttttgtttgtttgttttgttttctttttcttcagttgCCATGTTTTGGATGGAGAGACTTGTGCGGGTGGTTCTGATGAGGGACTACATGCAAAAAGGGGGAggggggaataaaaaaaaaaaaacaacaaaaaacaaaaaaaaaaaaaaggtagactCTGGAATAGAAAGTTCTTTCCATTGCAAAATCCTTAACCAGTGAATTTCAAGGAAGTAATGTTTAGGAGGTTGTTGTGTACAATAAGACCCTGTTATGTGGGGCCCCTGCTGAAGACGAAATCTTTGTCGAGAAAGGCCTCAGATTACCATTCTTATTTACCTTTTctaagttgttttaaatttccttAAAGAATTAAGGGCTGTctagagagaaagagagagagagagagagaaaaaaaaatagagaaaagcCATCTTAATTCAAATGATAATGTCCAGCTCCATTTCCATTCCAAGTCCATGAGTCATAAGGCCAAAGGGTTATCTAGAACCAGCCGCTGACTGTCTTCCTTTAACTGGGCCGGATCCTTTCGTCTCCTGTGCCCCGTCGCTGCTCTTCGCCTGTGTCGGGCCCCCGCGCCCCCCGGGTTGCGTCTTGTCGGGGACAATAGGGCCTCTAGGCCTGAGGTggtggggtggggtggggtctgggggtggtggtggtggtggttgttgttggtggtggtggtgctTCCCTCCTCCTTTTTGAACGCCGGCTGGTGTCAGTACCCGACCTCCCACTCCCCCCTCCCCAGTGGgaattcccccccccccaccaggCCAGCACACGGGCTCCACCGCTATGTGCTCCCCTTTAAcagagtcacacacacacaaaagaagggggggaaaaaagaccaACAACAAGAAATATCACCGCAAAAACACTTCCCCCTTGTTGTCAAGCTACAGGATTTACAAGCAGCTTTTATGTgaaatttcagtttaaaaaaaagaaagggcaAAAATAATTACTGACCGAGTGGAAGAGTAATGTCAGGCGCTCCACAGTTTGAACCTAAAGAGGACGCCGGCGCATTTCTTCACCAACAAGCTAGCTGAGAGACGAGCTCCGACCTTTGCTCTTGAAATGCTCcttcaaaacaaagacattttttgccACATAATACCATATGGTGATTACTTTGTGGTTACATGAAACTGGTGAAATGGTAAGATGGATGTCTCAATCTCACTATGGTTATTCCGCAGTATTATTTTGTGCCTAATGAttgcaaaggaaacaaaaaaaaacaaaaaaaaaaaaaacaaacaaaacaaaaataattaaaaaaaagataaaaattacatatattctttttaacaaagggtttgttgtttttttttttttctctgtagaaGCGGTTCAGTGATATCTCCCTTCTGACGTGAGCAGCTTTTTGTTCTCAACACACCTTGTAGTAAAAAACACCACCTTTAAAAATGACGCACggggggagaggaggagggaaaggaaagaaaaaaaaatgaagaaaaaaaaaaaaacaaacaaaacacacagccaAATTGTCAGTGCAGTCACGAACTGGCCATAGAACTCTGCTGCACACATACTCCAGTCATTGGAGACTCCTCCCGGTCCATGCCCTGCCTCATGCCCAGGTGGCCTTCTGCTAGGTAATGGCCAGGCCCCGTGTTCGTGCCCATGGAGAATGCAGGGTGCGCTGCCATTCCAGTCTCCTGCCGTGGGTTCGAGAAGGCACCTAGCCCCATGCTCAGCCCACCGTTCTGACCAAAGTCAAGGGCTCCGGCGGGCAAGTGGCGGAGCTGGTAGGCCTGGTTCCCATGGTTCCCAGTGGAAGAGGACGATgtcgaggaagaggaggcagaggaagacAGGGAGGTCATGGACAGGTGGCCGTGCACCACCTCCATGGAGTCCTGCGTCGAAGAGCTGTGTGTCGGGGAGGTGTAGTGGCGCGGGCGCGGACGCGTCGCCATCATCTGCCCGTGGTGGTGGTGGAAATGGGAGTGGGGGTGCAGGGCCTTGGGGTGCTGGGGGGGAACGTGGAAGGTGGTCTCCTGGACTGGGTGGGTTTCTCCAGTGACTGACTCGGGTCCGACGCCGCCTCCCCACACCAGTGGGGGTGGGTAAGGCTGTCTTGCCTGTGAGTGGCAGGTGAGAGAGAGGAGTCAGTATCACACAACCTAAAGAGAACAACCTGAGTCCACCTGGTTGTACCCACTCTGACATCCAATACTGTCGAGGTTTTCCCCCAGAAAGCCTGCTATGCCCAGCGGTAGGGGCAGGTCACCAGCAGCCAGCCATATTTTTgtgtcaacttttttttttttaagttacaaaaATTCAGAGCTGCACAAGCAGAcaccataatttaaaaacaataccaTGCAGACACGGCACAATTGGTGCGTACCCCCTCACGCCCACTATGAACTTAGCCTGATCCATCTTTGGGACGATAGTGGTGACAGTGGGGTGACTTTGCCCTGCAATCGGCAGGTTGCTGGTTCAACCCTCACGCCACCCAGGTGGACTTGCATGGCAGCTTTGTGGGGtggcaagtaaagcctggcagcccaccaggcttataatacattgggggaaaccctgaatgAGGTCGTGTTctatattgtcaccttcctaaaacaaTGGCCCAAATCACTTTTGGTAAGAAATGTCTTTCCTGataggaaggtgatgatattCTTCTATTCATTAAATTCaattattcttctttttcatgTCTTTGAGTGTCCTAATAAAGCACTTTATCagtctgatgtcatttcatttctcCTAGTGTAAAGTAAGGAAATACTCCAAAAAATAGtaactattatttttttgatttgatctGGGATCCTAATTTGTCACAAAAGAGTCAACCGGTCCAAACTGGAGTCAGAAACAAATGAACGTAAAAGTGCTCGTATTAAAGTTTGAAGGTAATCATATTCAAACTTTTGAATGTGATTACCTTTAAGAAAGACACAAAGAAGCATATTTGTGTCTAAGGCGTTTTCTGccaaaattcaataaaatacttcactacaaaaaaaataaatttgtaagaCATGGTTTAATTTACattggtttgttttaataatcGAGGAATAGAAGTAGaaagtgacaaaatggaaaTGTGTAGGTATAAAATTGGCCACATGAAAAATGACCTGGAGCCTTTTCTTAAAGTTCTTTAGTGCATTTCAACATTTCACCCTTATTAGATCAACATCTTTGCATTACAATGTCAATgaagcagaaatgtgtttttccaaaTAACCAATTTGTTGCGTTAAAATAATGAcgttttaaaaactgcaaaacgtTTTTAGAATGATGAAAACTTTATGAAGCAGTGCATGGTGGGTATTTTTGACATGgtaaaagtttttcttattgGAACTATCAACTGTAGTAAATAAcctataaaaaaaagacaaaataaaagtaatccAACATGTGAGATATATATACTACACTCTCAACAGAGGCCAAATTATTCCGTTAAGACGTTAAATtggaaaaagctttttttaagcaaatgttaaaatcttttgaatgaaccaaaacaatattataatattttacaatatgACACCTATTACATCAATATTAAAACTTCTAATTCCAATATAGCAACATTAGAAAACCTCATTTGAAAGAAGAGATCCAAACTTTGTAACTTCATTAGAATGGAATTAATGTTTCctgttacattttaagaaaaatgaaagagcAAGTCAAAAATCTTTCCGACTGACTAACTGACCTGTGGACAGAGGCTGTCACCATCCATGGCAGGCATGGTCGTGCCAAAGTGTCCTCCACTGTGCAAGTGGTGATGGGTAGGGTCTGATCTCGCTCTGCCACTGGTACTAGTTCCAGACGATCCTCCTGAGTGTAAACAACAAGTGTCACAAGCACAACTTCATCAGCCTCAACCATGTTCTCTGGCTATAACGTTAAAATAATGGATAAAGTAAACGGCAAGTAGCTAGAAAGATGATGCATCAAACCTTAAATATGATTACTAAATTATCCTGAAACCAAACTTGCAAACTATCACAATCAGAGATGTACCAGTCAATTGGTACTGGACAATATTCCATTGATTTTTAACACCTATTGTGTGAAATTTTAGATTTGTTGCTGCCTAAATTATACCTAAATTTTCCCTTTGTGGCATAATAAAGGCTATTTCTATTCTGATCTGGTCAGTGATTGGCAAGTCTAATCACAAAAAAAGGAACTTCTTGCCATCTTCAGAGTACTTTGAATTGGTCAAACATCCAAAAGTGTTTAGCTTAATGCCTAAACTAAGATAatcttgtgatttatttatcttttgtagAGAAAGAAGCTACCACTTCAATCAAATCACCAACATCATCTCATTCTAAgcaacaactctttgaagaatcttgaGTGCATATGAGTTACAACAGAATTTAATTTCCCTATGGgaccaataaagtatttttgaattcttTTTTGTGCTActttaaccaaaaaaaacaaaacaaaagacaacagGAGTTAAGAAGTCAAATatcaaagaaaagtaaaaactggTAAAAAGCCAGAAAAGGCaatgattggtgcatctctaatcgGGGCGTGTCCCTGCTTCCGGTGACCTCTACCTGAACTTGAAGAGGTGCTGGAGGTGGTTCCCGAAGACTGGGACTGCTCTAACGCGGGGCTCGTAGACACGCTACTGCTCGTATTGGTCCCCTCGTCCGCAGTCTTCTTGAAGAAGCTGTGCTGCAGGGCGTAGTAGGGCTGGATGCGACTCTTGGGGTCGTAGTCCAACATCCGAAGAATCAGGTCCTTGAACTTCAAGTAGTCAGCAACGGCGTGGCCGGACTCCCCTGCCCGCCGGCCACCTGGACCCCCTGTTTCCACACCGAGGATGGAGTGGAGCTTCCGCGAAGCTGGAGGTTTATACTGtggggaaaaatgaaaaagatttaataaaaacgACGAAAATTTAAAacgcaaatattttaaaaatagttttcagttCATAAGAAGAAAGTCGGCTTCACCCTTTTGCCATCTTTGGTCTTCTTAACACTCCATGTACCATCCGAAAGCTTCTCAAAGAACTTCCTGGCTTTGGGGGCTAGGTCCATTATGTGATTAGGTGGGATGCCAAGAACCTCGACTATTTTGTTCATCTGGTCAacctggtggaaaaaaaaaaaaaagattaatcaaTCACGTTATACATCATAAATCCTGAGGCAGAACATAACTAGTAATCTTTTACCTCATTGGCTCCACTAAAGAGAGGTTCTCCAGTATGCATCTCTACCAAGATGCAACCCAAGGACCACATGTCGATGGCCAGGTCATAGGGCATTCCCAGCAGCACCTCTGGGGAACGGTAGAAGCGACTCTGGATATATTGGTAAATCTACACAGaaagggagaagaagaaaaacaataaacaaacgaGAAGCTTCATCACGCATCTTTATCACAGATGAAGACGACTCGCGGCTTCATACCCTTTGTCCCAGTTGGCATGAGCTGCCAAAGTCCACTATTTTGATGGCGCTCCTCTTGGGGTTGCAGAGGAGAATGTTCTCTGGCTTCAGGTCACAGTGGATGATGCTGAGCTCAGGCGTGGCCAGGAAGAGTAGTGCCGTGCATAGCTGCTGGGCAAACTTCCGGGTGAGGTTGAGCGAGACGCCGCGGAAGTTGGTGTTTCGGAGCAGGTCGTAGAGGTTGTACGAAAGCATCTCGAACACGAGGCAGAGGTGGTTCCGAAACATGAAGTGTCGCTTTAGGTGAACTGCGGCAAAGCAAgttggaattttattttatttttcttttagtaaaagCGAAAGAAAGCCGTGTTTTGGCCAGACTGGGAGTACATACCGATGTAGTATTTCATCTCGGTGTCATGTTTGTTCATCAGCTCCAGGAGGCGCACTTCTATTTGGGCTTGGTTGAGGAAAGCCTTCTTGTTCTTAATGATCTTAATGGCGACCCATTCTTGCTCTACTCGGTCGTACGCTTTTACAACCTGAGGGGGAAATTTTTACCAAATCTTTACACTGGgcaaaaataaccttttttaaataagtatttttaattacaataaCTTTTAAACTCACCTGTCCGAATGACCCTTTTCCTATCAAGGAATCAATCTCATAACGGTCCATCCACTTCTCCCCATTCTTGACGATGTAGTCGTAGTTATCATCGTCATAGCCATCATTAAAGACTTTCCTCTCCTTTTTGTGACTGGAGTCTTCACCCTGACCCTGTTGGTGCCGTCTCTTCTTTTTTGCATAATACACCTGTGAATTCACAGACGAAACCACATAGAAATCACACACAGAGCAACTATGACAATTTACtatgatttagcttttaaaagtttatctACAACATTGTTTAATCTGGCATTTTGCTTTATTAATCACTCTATTTTGGGCTTGCAAATTACATTTAGAAATTCTGTCAGTTTGCATGACCAGGTCAAATTGTTTACACGTTTAAATGGTAAAATCTAACAGAACTGGATggagtgaaacaaaaataagcataCTAACCTCATTgatgtgtttgtatgttttgaTAAGGTCAATGGAGAGCTTCCTCAGGGGAGCTGAAGTTGGGTCACGAAAGCACTGGGGCATGTGCCTCTGGAGTGTCAAAagtagaaattttttttttaacaaaaaacacaacggattaaaaataaataacatcacatttattaactttacatataatttaattttaaaatgagtaaTTCAGCACAACATGACTAAATTGAAGGGGACATTATTTGACAAGCTGCTACTTTTGCCTAGTgacagagggaaaaaagaggGAAGCAGTGTTGCACGTTACAGTAAGAACGACGGTTCTCCTAAGTGTTTTAAATCCAAGGGGTGCAGCAGGATGGGGTTAGGATACCTGATTGGCAGTGAGCTGTGGTGTCTGGTCGCTGTACGGTAAGACCGTAACAGATTGGTCAGTGCTTGGCTGGTGGCGGTCACTGTACTGCTGGTGCGTATGGGGCATTGGAGCAGCCATCTGAAGACCAGCAGTGTGTAAAGAAAAAGAGGGCGCAAGCCGGACGGACGAAGGTTTGCATGCTTAAGTCTCTCCTCCTGGGA
It includes:
- the dyrk1a gene encoding dual specificity tyrosine-phosphorylation-regulated kinase 1A, giving the protein MAAPMPHTHQQYSDRHQPSTDQSVTVLPYSDQTPQLTANQRHMPQCFRDPTSAPLRKLSIDLIKTYKHINEVYYAKKKRRHQQGQGEDSSHKKERKVFNDGYDDDNYDYIVKNGEKWMDRYEIDSLIGKGSFGQVVKAYDRVEQEWVAIKIIKNKKAFLNQAQIEVRLLELMNKHDTEMKYYIVHLKRHFMFRNHLCLVFEMLSYNLYDLLRNTNFRGVSLNLTRKFAQQLCTALLFLATPELSIIHCDLKPENILLCNPKRSAIKIVDFGSSCQLGQRIYQYIQSRFYRSPEVLLGMPYDLAIDMWSLGCILVEMHTGEPLFSGANEVDQMNKIVEVLGIPPNHIMDLAPKARKFFEKLSDGTWSVKKTKDGKRYKPPASRKLHSILGVETGGPGGRRAGESGHAVADYLKFKDLILRMLDYDPKSRIQPYYALQHSFFKKTADEGTNTSSSVSTSPALEQSQSSGTTSSTSSSSGGSSGTSTSGRARSDPTHHHLHSGGHFGTTMPAMDGDSLCPQARQPYPPPLVWGGGVGPESVTGETHPVQETTFHVPPQHPKALHPHSHFHHHHGQMMATRPRPRHYTSPTHSSSTQDSMEVVHGHLSMTSLSSSASSSSTSSSSTGNHGNQAYQLRHLPAGALDFGQNGGLSMGLGAFSNPRQETGMAAHPAFSMGTNTGPGHYLAEGHLGMRQGMDREESPMTGVCVQQSSMASS